Proteins encoded together in one Laspinema palackyanum D2c window:
- a CDS encoding two-partner secretion domain-containing protein, which yields MKLISPVLVSLIAVFTDVNLSLAQEISPATDGTGTQVHWNGNQYDIQGGTLSKDGISLFHSFEQFGLNPGEIANFHSIPPLQNILGRVTGGSASVINGLIQISGGDANLFLMNPAGIIFGQNAQLNVSGDFFATTATGIGFDSNTWFTATGSQNWQELVGTPVQLAFDSWKPGSIANFGRMELQPGHALVLMGGTVFNAGTLSSPGGNITLAAIPGQHRVRISQSGHLLSLEVEMGTEGVLTGGEFASLPDPLSLSELLTGGNLENATGVEVNADGTIALTGSGISLDAKIGDAIASGTLDVSDRSPDQSALPTITLVGDRVAVIDAAIDASGIDGGGTIRIGGDFQGNGTIPTATRTFVSANTIIHADGLSISDPAGITNSPSAADGGRVIIWSDQTTRFYGQVTARGGSHPAYLPQNGGFVEISGREFLDFQGTVNTLAPYGTSGILLLDPTNIEVVSSTENTANLSDVDAFADPDLGEPTTIAVDLINNATTNVILQATEDITLGTPVAIQTPGVGLTAEAGNWIAVYGSIQTNQGDITLTANRSGSGGLLIDSKAILSSGGGNITLTSNPGNNGIQTGEIISTGGDVSLTSSGDIEVLAIDASGGSNGRGGRIEINTGGFFRATGTLRDRLDIPTSLYTADANGNEAIVIRHGGDSATPFIVGDARTNGTVGGIFTGTEQLNGILLSSDRTQGNIAILSNFAPPPPIQFTPIQPPPPPGGTQPPPPGGMQQPPPPGGTQPPPPGGTQPPPPGGMQQPPPPGGMQPPPPGGTQPPPPGGMQQPPPPGGMQQPPPPGGTQPPPPGGTQPPPPGGMQPPPPGGMQPPPPGGMQPPPPGGMQPPP from the coding sequence ATGAAATTAATTTCCCCTGTTTTAGTCAGTCTCATTGCGGTATTCACGGACGTTAATTTATCTCTCGCGCAAGAAATTTCCCCCGCTACGGATGGAACGGGTACCCAAGTTCACTGGAATGGAAATCAATATGATATTCAAGGGGGCACTCTCTCTAAAGATGGTATCAGTCTGTTTCATAGCTTTGAGCAGTTTGGTTTAAATCCTGGAGAAATTGCCAATTTTCACTCCATTCCCCCTCTTCAAAATATTCTGGGACGAGTTACGGGAGGAAGCGCTTCAGTCATCAATGGATTAATCCAAATCTCAGGAGGAGATGCTAATCTATTTTTGATGAACCCCGCTGGGATAATTTTTGGACAGAATGCTCAATTAAATGTATCCGGAGATTTTTTTGCAACTACAGCAACGGGAATTGGATTTGATAGTAATACCTGGTTTACTGCCACGGGTTCTCAAAATTGGCAGGAGTTAGTCGGAACCCCAGTGCAGTTGGCTTTTGACTCCTGGAAACCAGGAAGCATTGCCAATTTTGGCCGGATGGAATTGCAACCGGGTCACGCATTGGTTTTAATGGGAGGAACTGTTTTCAATGCCGGTACTCTGTCTAGTCCTGGAGGAAATATTACCCTTGCTGCCATCCCCGGACAACATCGAGTTCGTATCTCTCAAAGCGGACATTTGTTAAGTTTAGAGGTGGAGATGGGAACCGAGGGAGTTCTAACCGGAGGGGAATTCGCCTCCTTGCCGGATCCCCTCTCACTTTCAGAATTATTAACCGGGGGAAACCTAGAAAATGCTACGGGGGTAGAAGTCAATGCCGATGGGACGATCGCACTCACAGGTTCAGGAATCAGTCTGGATGCCAAAATCGGGGATGCGATCGCCTCGGGAACCCTCGATGTCAGCGATCGCAGTCCTGATCAGTCTGCATTACCAACCATCACCCTTGTAGGCGATCGCGTTGCTGTCATCGATGCGGCGATCGATGCCTCCGGAATTGATGGCGGTGGCACAATCCGGATTGGCGGCGACTTTCAAGGCAATGGTACAATTCCCACCGCCACCCGCACATTTGTTAGTGCAAACACAATCATTCATGCCGATGGACTCTCTATTTCCGATCCAGCAGGAATCACAAATTCCCCCTCGGCAGCAGATGGAGGACGAGTGATTATCTGGTCCGATCAAACCACCCGCTTCTATGGACAAGTCACTGCCAGAGGGGGTTCTCATCCTGCTTACCTTCCCCAAAATGGCGGGTTTGTAGAAATATCGGGACGGGAATTTTTAGACTTTCAAGGGACCGTCAATACCCTCGCACCTTATGGTACTTCGGGAATTCTTTTACTGGACCCGACGAATATAGAAGTGGTCAGCAGTACAGAAAATACAGCTAATTTGTCTGACGTTGATGCCTTTGCAGACCCGGATTTAGGCGAACCCACGACGATCGCTGTAGACTTGATTAATAATGCGACAACTAATGTCATCTTACAAGCAACGGAGGACATTACCCTAGGTACCCCAGTCGCCATTCAAACTCCTGGAGTCGGATTGACTGCGGAAGCGGGAAATTGGATTGCCGTCTATGGTAGCATTCAAACCAATCAGGGAGACATTACCCTCACAGCAAATCGATCGGGAAGTGGGGGACTGTTGATTGATAGCAAGGCGATTCTCTCTTCCGGTGGTGGCAATATCACCTTAACGTCAAATCCTGGAAATAATGGGATTCAAACGGGTGAGATTATCTCCACTGGCGGAGATGTCTCCCTCACCTCTTCTGGAGATATTGAAGTCCTTGCAATTGATGCCTCGGGAGGCAGTAACGGCAGGGGTGGCAGGATAGAAATCAATACGGGGGGATTTTTTCGCGCCACGGGAACTTTGCGCGATCGCCTGGATATTCCCACGAGTCTTTATACTGCTGATGCCAATGGCAACGAGGCGATCGTTATTCGGCATGGCGGGGATAGCGCAACCCCCTTTATTGTCGGCGATGCCAGAACCAATGGCACTGTAGGCGGCATTTTTACGGGAACTGAACAACTCAACGGCATTCTCTTATCCAGCGATCGCACTCAAGGCAATATTGCAATTCTCTCCAATTTCGCACCCCCGCCACCCATCCAATTCACCCCGATCCAACCACCGCCACCACCAGGAGGGACTCAACCGCCACCACCAGGAGGAATGCAACAACCGCCACCACCAGGAGGGACTCAACCTCCACCACCAGGAGGGACTCAACCGCCACCACCAGGAGGAATGCAACAACCCCCACCACCAGGAGGAATGCAACCGCCACCACCAGGAGGGACTCAACCGCCACCACCAGGAGGAATGCAACAACCCCCACCACCAGGAGGAATGCAACAACCCCCACCACCAGGAGGGACTCAACCACCACCACCGGGAGGGACTCAACCACCACCACCGGGTGGAATGCAACCGCCACCACCGGGAGGAATGCAACCCCCACCACCGGGTGGAATGCAACCACCACCACCGGGTGGAATGCAACCGCCACCA
- a CDS encoding zinc-binding dehydrogenase yields the protein MAVLATRCAEVVLFGGNDNPLDIGRQLGAFQTFNYHQLDPTIPEVVRGFTDGWGADVVIEATGVSEVWETAIACGRPGAIINLFGGCPKDTTITVNTQRLHYSEITLKGVFHNTPYHVREALSTIASRQIPLELLLSDRRSLQDLERTFQDMRDRQVIKVAIVPRE from the coding sequence GTGGCAGTTTTAGCAACCCGTTGTGCTGAAGTTGTGTTATTCGGCGGTAATGATAATCCCTTGGACATTGGCCGACAACTGGGAGCATTTCAGACTTTTAATTATCATCAATTAGACCCAACCATTCCCGAGGTGGTGAGAGGGTTCACCGATGGATGGGGTGCAGATGTTGTCATCGAAGCGACAGGAGTATCGGAAGTTTGGGAAACCGCCATCGCCTGTGGTCGTCCGGGTGCGATTATTAACTTATTCGGCGGTTGTCCAAAAGATACGACAATCACAGTAAATACTCAACGATTACATTACAGTGAAATAACCTTAAAAGGCGTATTCCATAATACCCCTTACCATGTCCGAGAAGCACTTTCTACCATTGCCAGCAGACAGATTCCCTTGGAATTGTTACTCAGCGATCGCCGGTCACTCCAAGACTTAGAAAGAACCTTCCAGGATATGCGCGATCGCCAAGTCATCAAAGTGGCGATCGTCCCCAGAGAATGA
- a CDS encoding alcohol dehydrogenase catalytic domain-containing protein, with protein MKTATTCGTDLKVWRRGGHAKMLQLPTLFGHEASGEIVAIGEGVQGWQIGDRVVANNSAPCFYCFFCDRHAYSLCPNITWNNGTFAEYLKILAAIVQANLLAIPPNFPMN; from the coding sequence GTGAAAACTGCCACGACTTGCGGGACGGATTTGAAGGTATGGCGGCGTGGGGGTCATGCTAAGATGTTGCAACTTCCCACCTTATTTGGACATGAGGCATCAGGGGAAATTGTGGCAATTGGGGAGGGGGTTCAGGGATGGCAAATAGGCGATCGCGTGGTTGCCAATAATTCCGCCCCTTGCTTCTATTGTTTTTTCTGCGATCGCCATGCCTATTCCCTCTGTCCTAACATTACTTGGAATAACGGAACTTTTGCGGAATACTTAAAAATTCTTGCTGCCATTGTTCAAGCTAATTTACTAGCAATTCCTCCGAATTTTCCGATGAATTAG
- a CDS encoding Dethiobiotin synthetase, translated as MDYPTAYNFLMDQGTALSSQRNPDDLLRRLQQGKPPIPGQITAILLALKVVFEGVKDAKNLDRNLVWALYLLTVESQQLFESGWNSGVDWPPLLKEDLHRIAIAVQSIYSGIWQGG; from the coding sequence ATGGATTACCCAACTGCCTACAATTTTTTAATGGATCAGGGAACTGCCCTAAGTTCTCAGCGCAACCCTGATGATTTACTGCGCCGTCTCCAACAAGGAAAACCGCCGATTCCTGGTCAAATTACGGCTATTTTATTAGCACTTAAAGTGGTTTTTGAAGGAGTGAAAGATGCCAAAAATTTAGACCGAAACTTGGTTTGGGCATTGTATCTTTTAACGGTGGAAAGTCAGCAGCTTTTTGAAAGTGGCTGGAATTCTGGGGTAGATTGGCCGCCGCTGTTAAAAGAGGATTTACACCGAATTGCGATCGCCGTCCAAAGTATCTATTCCGGCATTTGGCAAGGGGGGTGA